A genomic region of Christiangramia sp. OXR-203 contains the following coding sequences:
- a CDS encoding sugar transferase, producing the protein MSKKPIFHFEISERKFLLKLFDILFALLSLTIVGIIFQFDYFRINSDTWTWTLVFVVYLSFFGNVFELYDLQKADRFDSVLKNVLLTTSLTVLFYMLTPLLTPSLPENRLQIIFFFLSVAISLLIWRSLYISLISSPRFYKRVLVVGDSFDIKLIAESLQKADPNYFVVGYINTDETLKTDIAREDLLRFEVQELVQTVKDEHISEIVVTSAFQRGLMLPLYNQLSKLQKQGFSIRDYSQVYEEITQRIPVQNVDKDFYRYFPFSRNHQNKFYLLAFRSFDILVSIVGILVGVILSPFIITGNLIANRGKTFYFQERVGKNGEVFKIVKLRTMNKDAEISGPQFAQKKDLRVTKFGRFLRRSRLDEIPQFYNVLLGDMSLIGPRPERPVFVDELSELIPFYDTRHIIKPGLTGWAQVMANYGDCYDDSLEKLQYDLYYIKHRGIFLDLSILLKTFSTVLFFRGQ; encoded by the coding sequence ATGTCGAAAAAGCCTATTTTTCATTTTGAAATTTCTGAGCGAAAGTTTTTATTAAAACTTTTCGATATTCTCTTTGCCTTACTTTCTCTAACTATTGTCGGAATAATTTTTCAGTTTGACTACTTCAGAATTAATTCTGATACCTGGACGTGGACGCTGGTATTTGTAGTTTATCTCAGTTTCTTCGGAAATGTATTTGAACTTTACGACCTTCAGAAGGCAGATCGGTTTGACAGCGTATTAAAAAACGTACTGCTTACCACCAGTCTTACCGTACTGTTTTATATGCTTACGCCTTTGCTTACTCCAAGTTTGCCTGAAAACCGACTACAGATTATCTTTTTCTTTCTTTCAGTAGCCATTTCACTGCTTATTTGGAGATCTCTTTATATCAGTCTGATTTCAAGTCCTAGATTTTATAAACGGGTTCTCGTAGTAGGCGACTCTTTTGATATCAAGTTAATAGCTGAATCCCTGCAAAAAGCTGATCCTAATTACTTTGTAGTAGGTTATATCAATACCGACGAAACTTTGAAAACTGATATCGCCAGAGAAGATCTTTTAAGGTTTGAAGTACAGGAACTCGTGCAGACCGTCAAGGATGAGCATATTAGTGAGATTGTTGTTACCAGTGCATTTCAACGAGGATTGATGTTGCCGCTTTACAATCAGCTAAGCAAACTTCAGAAGCAGGGGTTTTCAATTCGTGATTATTCGCAGGTCTATGAGGAGATTACCCAAAGAATTCCGGTGCAAAATGTTGACAAAGACTTTTACCGTTATTTTCCTTTCAGCAGAAATCATCAGAATAAATTTTATCTGTTGGCCTTTCGGAGTTTTGATATCCTAGTTTCAATAGTCGGAATTCTAGTTGGAGTAATACTAAGTCCTTTTATTATCACCGGAAACCTGATCGCGAATCGTGGAAAGACCTTTTACTTTCAGGAGCGGGTTGGCAAGAATGGTGAGGTTTTCAAAATTGTAAAATTGAGAACCATGAATAAGGATGCGGAGATCTCAGGACCACAATTTGCTCAGAAAAAAGACCTCAGAGTTACTAAATTTGGCCGATTCCTACGTAGATCTAGACTCGATGAAATTCCGCAGTTTTACAACGTGTTACTTGGAGATATGAGTTTGATTGGCCCCAGACCTGAGCGTCCTGTCTTCGTGGATGAACTTTCAGAACTTATTCCTTTTTACGATACCCGGCACATCATTAAACCTGGCTTAACTGGCTGGGCGCAGGTAATGGCAAACTATGGAGATTGCTATGACGATAGTCTGGAAAAACTTCAGTATGACCTTTATTATATCAAACATCGCGGAATCTTTCTCGACCTAAGTATACTTTTAAAAACCTTTAGTACCGTTCTATTTTTTAGAGGACAGTAA
- a CDS encoding glycosyltransferase family 4 protein — translation MHKILYIGNKLEKWDRTPTAVDTIPELLRNEGIFIKAISSHQNKILRLLEMCLYCLFGNYQKVVIDTYSTQNFIFAQLCASIARWRKKKCYLILHGGDLPNKLKSSGNYVTNLFRDASALAAPSLYLYDRFKEFGYSNLVCIPNAVALHLYTFQKRQITQPKLLWIRSFQQLYHPRLAIEVLENLSDLYPESELCMAGPDKDGSLEELKKYVNENNLKVSFPGKLSKPDLISLSKDYCIFLNTSNVDNTPVSVMEAMALGLPVVSTNVGGMPYLIENEQTGLLVPPDDSKAMTAACVKLISEPEFSTQLAKNARIEVENFDWERVKHQWLDLLS, via the coding sequence ATGCATAAAATTCTCTATATAGGAAACAAACTGGAAAAATGGGATAGAACACCTACTGCTGTTGATACTATTCCGGAACTACTTAGAAATGAAGGTATCTTCATAAAAGCGATCTCTTCCCATCAAAACAAAATTTTGAGGCTGCTCGAAATGTGCCTGTATTGCCTGTTCGGTAATTATCAGAAAGTTGTGATTGATACCTACAGTACTCAGAATTTTATTTTTGCACAACTTTGCGCGAGTATTGCCAGATGGAGGAAGAAAAAATGCTATTTGATCTTGCATGGTGGTGATTTGCCGAATAAGCTAAAATCTTCTGGTAATTATGTGACCAATCTATTCCGTGATGCTTCAGCACTGGCAGCACCTTCTTTGTACCTTTATGACCGGTTCAAGGAGTTCGGCTATAGTAATCTCGTCTGTATTCCCAACGCTGTAGCCCTGCATCTTTATACATTTCAGAAGAGACAAATTACCCAGCCAAAACTTTTATGGATTCGTTCTTTTCAGCAACTATATCATCCCAGACTAGCCATTGAAGTACTGGAAAATTTATCAGACCTCTATCCTGAAAGCGAACTTTGTATGGCAGGACCTGATAAGGATGGTAGCCTCGAAGAACTTAAGAAGTATGTGAACGAAAATAACTTGAAAGTAAGCTTTCCCGGGAAGCTTTCTAAACCTGACCTTATTTCGCTATCAAAGGATTACTGCATTTTTCTAAATACCTCTAACGTGGATAATACTCCTGTGAGTGTCATGGAGGCGATGGCCCTGGGACTTCCTGTGGTTTCAACCAATGTTGGTGGCATGCCGTATCTAATAGAAAATGAACAAACCGGTCTCCTGGTGCCTCCAGATGATTCTAAGGCTATGACTGCTGCTTGTGTAAAATTGATTTCTGAGCCTGAATTTAGCACTCAACTTGCTAAAAATGCCAGAATCGAAGTAGAGAATTTCGATTGGGAACGAGTTAAACACCAATGGCTGGATTTGCTAAGCTAA
- the lnt gene encoding apolipoprotein N-acyltransferase — protein sequence MKKILLALLSGIILAISWPTYGFPIFIFLGFVPLLYAEFKIRNYSESKVKLKVFALSYLTFFVWNVITTWWIYNSTPFGGVFAILANSLLMSTVFLLYHIVAKRTGFKAASAFLISIWMVFEKIHLNWDFSWPWLNLGNVFSEVPAWIQWYEFTGTFGGTLWVWILNIAIFKSILSYREFKDKAIIASAAVKVFLLIGIPMLISGVLNWTYEEPEEFIDVVILQPNINPYTEKYNTTDRKIGELLLEISAKAVTPETDLIIAPETVFADGTQLKNLNNSEGIFYGEQISQLDDELSFLGGITLYERFNDPGKVRRQSNRIGPNDWYDDYNSAFMISDHADSLQLYHKSKLVVGVENFPYQDILKPILGNVMIDLGGTVAMKTTQEKREVLYFEDSLGTAPIICYESVYGEYVTGYVENGANFLSIITNDAWWGDTQGHQQHLSYARLRAIENRRYVARSANTGISAIINSRGDILKTLAYEERGSISGRVGIQNELTFYSQYGDYLARIAQFLALFIFLFSVVKYNRKRPA from the coding sequence ATGAAAAAAATTCTTCTAGCCCTTCTTAGCGGGATCATTCTGGCAATTTCATGGCCAACTTATGGATTTCCAATTTTCATATTTCTAGGTTTTGTACCGCTACTTTATGCTGAATTTAAAATTCGTAATTATTCTGAAAGCAAGGTTAAACTGAAAGTTTTTGCTCTTTCCTATCTTACTTTTTTTGTCTGGAATGTGATAACTACCTGGTGGATCTACAACTCGACTCCATTTGGTGGAGTTTTCGCCATATTGGCTAATTCGCTTTTAATGTCTACAGTCTTTCTCTTATACCATATTGTAGCCAAGAGAACTGGGTTTAAAGCTGCTTCAGCATTCCTTATTAGCATCTGGATGGTTTTTGAAAAGATACACTTGAACTGGGACTTTTCCTGGCCGTGGCTTAATCTTGGGAACGTATTTTCAGAAGTTCCAGCATGGATTCAATGGTACGAATTTACAGGAACCTTTGGAGGAACATTATGGGTATGGATACTGAACATCGCCATCTTCAAGTCCATTTTATCATACCGGGAATTTAAAGACAAAGCGATCATAGCAAGTGCCGCGGTAAAGGTCTTTTTGCTTATTGGTATTCCAATGCTAATTTCTGGGGTTCTAAACTGGACATACGAGGAACCTGAGGAATTCATAGATGTGGTTATCCTTCAGCCAAATATCAATCCTTATACTGAGAAATATAATACTACAGATCGAAAGATCGGGGAGCTGCTGCTTGAAATATCTGCAAAAGCTGTGACCCCAGAAACAGATTTGATCATTGCTCCGGAAACTGTCTTTGCTGATGGTACACAACTGAAGAACCTCAACAATTCTGAGGGAATATTTTACGGAGAGCAAATAAGCCAACTAGATGATGAATTATCGTTTCTGGGAGGAATTACCTTATACGAAAGGTTCAATGATCCAGGAAAAGTCCGCAGACAATCGAATAGAATCGGTCCTAACGACTGGTATGATGATTATAACTCTGCATTTATGATCAGTGATCACGCAGATAGTTTGCAATTATACCATAAATCAAAACTGGTCGTAGGCGTGGAGAATTTCCCGTACCAGGATATTTTAAAACCAATACTTGGTAATGTAATGATCGATCTTGGAGGCACGGTTGCGATGAAAACCACTCAGGAAAAGCGGGAAGTGCTTTATTTTGAGGACTCGCTGGGAACTGCACCAATTATCTGCTACGAATCGGTGTACGGAGAGTATGTAACCGGATATGTGGAAAATGGCGCGAATTTTCTAAGCATTATTACCAATGATGCGTGGTGGGGTGACACACAAGGACATCAGCAGCATTTAAGCTATGCGAGGTTGCGAGCTATAGAAAATAGAAGATACGTAGCGAGAAGTGCCAATACCGGAATTTCAGCGATCATAAATTCCCGCGGTGATATATTAAAAACTTTAGCATATGAGGAGCGTGGCAGCATTTCAGGGCGAGTCGGAATCCAGAATGAGCTAACTTTTTATTCGCAATACGGAGATTACCTGGCAAGAATCGCACAGTTTCTAGCACTATTCATCTTCTTATTTTCCGTAGTAAAATATAATAGGAAAAGACCTGCGTAA
- a CDS encoding CDP-alcohol phosphatidyltransferase family protein, with product MGLKKHVPNLITSLNLLSGSIAVIFAVQGNLVLAAIFVAAGIFFDFFDGLAARALDVKSEVGLQMDSLADVVTSGVVPGIVMYQLIVKALPSSGSLSTDWDSSEFELNLQPFALIGLLIIVASAYRLAKFNVDDRQTDSFIGLPTPANALLILSLPLILTYESVPIINQLILNEWFLVGLTILSCILLNAELPLFALKFSDWGFKENKLRYFFIVSCLLLIVLLKFIAIPAIILLYVLLSVISNRKATA from the coding sequence ATGGGCTTAAAAAAACACGTTCCGAATCTAATTACTTCTTTAAACCTGCTATCTGGTAGTATCGCAGTTATTTTTGCTGTACAGGGAAACCTGGTGCTGGCTGCTATATTTGTAGCTGCAGGGATATTTTTCGACTTCTTTGACGGTCTCGCCGCGCGTGCACTTGATGTAAAAAGTGAAGTAGGACTACAAATGGATTCGCTGGCAGATGTTGTTACCAGTGGAGTAGTGCCAGGAATCGTAATGTACCAGTTGATCGTAAAAGCTTTACCATCCAGCGGTAGCTTATCAACCGATTGGGATTCCTCAGAATTTGAGTTGAACCTGCAACCCTTCGCGCTTATAGGCTTATTAATTATTGTAGCTTCAGCATATCGTTTGGCAAAATTCAATGTAGATGATCGCCAAACCGACTCTTTTATTGGTCTTCCAACTCCGGCGAATGCTTTGCTGATCCTTAGTTTACCGCTTATTCTTACTTATGAATCTGTTCCAATAATCAATCAATTGATCCTGAACGAGTGGTTTTTAGTTGGATTAACGATCTTGAGCTGTATTCTCCTGAATGCGGAACTACCATTATTCGCACTAAAATTTTCAGATTGGGGATTTAAAGAGAATAAACTTCGTTACTTCTTCATCGTAAGTTGCCTATTACTCATAGTATTACTGAAGTTTATCGCAATACCAGCAATCATCCTGCTATATGTACTACTTTCAGTAATATCTAATAGGAAAGCAACAGCTTAA
- the tatC gene encoding twin-arginine translocase subunit TatC — protein MERIAPQEEPGHEMSFLDHLEELRWHLIRAVLAVVIAAGVAFVLKEFIFDVLLFGPANPDFFSYRVLCDLSGLFGIDGGFCDQEMNFRIQSRTMGGQFSAHVWTSITAGFIIAFPYVIYEFWKFVAPAMHDNERNHAKGFIFVTSVLFFLGVLFGYYVVTPLSINFLGKYQVSDTVFNDFDLSSYISLVRASVLASGLIFELPIVIYFLTKVGVVTPEFLKKYRKYALVIVLVLSAVITPPDIVSQIIVAIPVLILYEVSIIISKFMYKKEEKEKEKINN, from the coding sequence ATGGAAAGAATCGCCCCCCAGGAAGAACCTGGACATGAAATGTCTTTTTTAGATCATCTTGAGGAATTGAGATGGCATTTGATTCGCGCGGTACTTGCCGTAGTGATCGCAGCAGGTGTAGCATTTGTATTGAAAGAGTTTATTTTTGATGTGCTGCTCTTTGGACCTGCAAATCCTGATTTTTTCTCATACCGAGTATTATGTGATCTATCTGGCCTCTTCGGAATAGATGGTGGCTTTTGCGACCAGGAAATGAATTTCCGAATCCAGAGTAGAACCATGGGAGGACAGTTCTCTGCCCACGTCTGGACGTCTATCACGGCTGGATTTATCATTGCCTTTCCATATGTGATCTACGAGTTCTGGAAATTTGTCGCCCCGGCAATGCATGACAATGAAAGAAATCATGCTAAAGGGTTTATTTTCGTTACTTCGGTTTTATTCTTTTTAGGAGTGTTATTCGGGTATTATGTGGTTACTCCACTATCCATCAATTTCCTCGGAAAGTACCAGGTAAGTGATACCGTTTTTAACGATTTTGATCTTAGTAGTTATATAAGTCTGGTAAGAGCATCTGTTCTGGCCAGCGGACTCATTTTTGAACTTCCCATCGTGATCTATTTCCTTACTAAAGTAGGAGTAGTAACACCAGAGTTCCTAAAAAAATACAGAAAATATGCACTGGTGATCGTACTGGTTCTTTCTGCGGTTATTACCCCGCCAGATATTGTGAGCCAGATCATCGTCGCCATCCCGGTATTGATACTTTATGAAGTGAGTATTATCATTTCGAAGTTCATGTATAAAAAAGAAGAAAAAGAAAAAGAAAAAATCAACAATTAA
- a CDS encoding carboxymuconolactone decarboxylase family protein has protein sequence MTNQVDEFNSYRAKMNDKILGDNNKIIKRIFNLDTNAFTEGALDKKTKELLGLVASTVLRCDDCVRYHLEASYNEGITKEEVMETLSIGTLIGGTIVIPHLRRAYEYWEALEAQE, from the coding sequence ATGACAAATCAAGTGGACGAATTTAATTCGTACCGTGCTAAGATGAACGATAAGATTCTTGGTGACAATAATAAGATCATTAAAAGAATCTTTAATCTGGACACCAATGCCTTTACTGAAGGTGCCCTGGATAAAAAAACCAAAGAATTACTTGGACTGGTTGCTTCTACGGTTTTGCGTTGTGATGACTGTGTAAGATACCACCTGGAAGCGAGTTATAATGAAGGAATTACCAAAGAGGAAGTAATGGAAACCCTAAGTATTGGTACCCTAATTGGGGGAACTATTGTAATCCCTCACTTAAGACGTGCTTACGAATATTGGGAAGCTTTGGAAGCCCAGGAATAA
- the lptB gene encoding LPS export ABC transporter ATP-binding protein encodes MKLRAENLIKTYKGRNVVKGISVEVNQGEIVGLLGPNGAGKTTSFYMIVGLIKPNSGNIILDKQNITKFPMYKRAQHGIGYLAQEASVFRKLSIEDNILSVLELTKLSKKERLMKMESLIEEFGLGHIRKSRGDLLSGGERRRTEIARALATDPNFILLDEPFAGVDPVAVEDIQRIVAQLKDKNIGILITDHNVQETLAITDRTYLMFEGSILKHGIPEELAEDEMVRKVYLGQNFELRKKKIFN; translated from the coding sequence ATGAAACTACGCGCTGAAAATCTGATCAAGACCTATAAAGGAAGAAATGTTGTAAAAGGAATTTCTGTAGAAGTTAATCAGGGAGAGATCGTGGGATTACTTGGACCGAATGGTGCGGGTAAAACCACTTCTTTTTATATGATCGTAGGATTGATCAAACCCAATAGCGGGAACATTATTCTGGATAAGCAGAACATTACCAAATTCCCCATGTACAAACGGGCACAGCATGGAATTGGATACCTCGCCCAGGAAGCTTCTGTTTTCAGGAAGCTGAGTATCGAGGACAATATTCTCAGCGTTCTGGAACTAACGAAACTATCCAAGAAAGAGCGATTAATGAAGATGGAATCGCTAATCGAAGAATTTGGGCTTGGTCATATACGTAAAAGCCGGGGAGACCTTTTAAGTGGTGGTGAACGCCGGAGAACAGAAATCGCCAGAGCTTTGGCTACAGATCCAAATTTCATTCTCCTAGATGAGCCATTTGCCGGGGTAGATCCAGTGGCGGTAGAGGACATCCAGAGAATTGTTGCTCAGTTAAAGGACAAAAATATTGGTATTCTCATTACCGATCATAATGTGCAGGAAACCCTGGCCATTACAGACAGAACTTACCTTATGTTCGAAGGAAGCATCTTAAAACATGGAATTCCGGAAGAACTCGCCGAAGATGAAATGGTACGTAAAGTTTACCTTGGACAGAACTTCGAACTTAGAAAGAAAAAGATCTTTAATTAA
- the recQ gene encoding DNA helicase RecQ, producing MGLTEIDLHKELKKYFGFSQFKGLQEDVITSIVNGHDTFVVMPTGGGKSLCYQLPALIQDGTAIVVSPLIALMKNQVDAIRSISSEYGIAHVLNSSLNKTEVNQVKTDIDNGVCKLLYVAPESLTKEDYVDFLKHQKISFLAVDEAHCISEWGHDFRPEYRNLRHILQRIGDNIPVIGLTATATPKVQEDILKNLGITDANTFKASFNRPNLYYEVRPKTKNVDADIIRFVKKNDGKSGIIYCLSRKKVEELAQTLQVNGIKAVPYHAGLDAKTRSRHQDMFLMEDIDVVVATIAFGMGIDKPDVRFVIHHDIPKSIESYYQETGRAGRDGGEGHCLAFYSYKDIEKLEKFMSGKPVAEQEIGHALLQEVVAFAETSISRRKFILHYFGEEFDSETGEGADMDDNVRNPKNQHEAKDDLELLLKTVKETNQLYKSKEVVRTLIGKSNAVILSHKTDEHRLFGKGSHQHAGYWMALTRQALIAGFLKKDIETYGVVKLTKRGEEYLKNPVSFMMTEDHVFNDITEEVVVPQKSANTVDDQLVKMLKELRKKVAKKKDLPPFVIFQDPSLEDMALKYPVNIEELGNIHGVGEGKAKKYGADFVDLISRYVEDNDIVRPDDFVVKSTGANSALKLFIIQSVDRKLPLSDIASAKGMQMPEFIKEMEAIVYSGTKLNIDYYLDDILDEDQQEEIHEYFLEAETDKIDEAMEEFDGDYDDEELRLYRIKFISQVAN from the coding sequence ATGGGTTTGACCGAAATTGATTTACACAAAGAACTGAAGAAGTACTTTGGTTTTAGTCAGTTTAAGGGGCTTCAGGAAGATGTAATCACCAGTATCGTAAATGGCCATGACACATTCGTTGTTATGCCAACGGGTGGAGGTAAATCATTATGTTATCAGCTCCCTGCACTAATACAGGATGGAACAGCGATTGTTGTTTCCCCACTTATAGCTTTAATGAAGAACCAGGTAGATGCTATTCGTAGTATCTCTTCAGAATATGGTATTGCTCATGTTCTGAATTCCTCTTTAAATAAGACAGAAGTAAACCAGGTGAAAACAGATATCGATAATGGTGTCTGTAAACTGCTTTATGTGGCTCCGGAATCCCTGACCAAAGAAGATTATGTGGACTTTCTGAAGCATCAGAAGATCTCGTTCCTCGCCGTAGATGAAGCGCACTGTATAAGTGAATGGGGACACGACTTCAGGCCAGAATATCGGAATTTAAGACATATACTTCAGCGTATAGGAGATAATATACCGGTAATTGGCCTTACCGCCACGGCTACTCCCAAGGTTCAGGAAGATATTCTGAAGAACCTGGGAATCACCGATGCTAATACTTTTAAGGCAAGTTTTAACCGACCTAACCTGTACTATGAGGTACGTCCTAAAACCAAGAATGTTGATGCCGATATTATTCGTTTCGTAAAAAAGAACGATGGTAAATCTGGTATCATCTATTGCTTAAGCAGAAAGAAAGTGGAAGAGCTTGCCCAAACCCTTCAGGTAAATGGTATTAAAGCCGTTCCTTACCATGCCGGCCTCGACGCAAAAACACGTTCCAGACACCAGGATATGTTTCTTATGGAAGATATCGATGTCGTGGTGGCGACCATCGCCTTTGGGATGGGGATCGACAAGCCAGACGTTCGTTTTGTGATCCATCATGACATTCCAAAGAGTATAGAAAGTTATTACCAGGAAACTGGTCGTGCCGGTAGAGATGGTGGTGAAGGACATTGTCTTGCATTCTACAGTTATAAGGACATTGAAAAACTTGAGAAGTTTATGAGCGGTAAACCTGTCGCAGAACAGGAAATTGGTCATGCGCTATTACAGGAAGTGGTTGCTTTCGCTGAAACTTCTATTTCAAGAAGAAAGTTCATACTGCATTATTTTGGTGAGGAATTCGATTCTGAAACCGGGGAAGGAGCAGATATGGATGATAATGTTCGGAATCCTAAGAATCAACATGAAGCCAAGGATGATCTTGAACTATTGCTGAAAACTGTAAAAGAAACAAATCAATTATATAAGTCTAAGGAAGTGGTGCGAACGCTTATTGGAAAAAGTAATGCGGTCATTCTTTCTCATAAGACCGATGAGCATCGTCTCTTCGGAAAAGGTAGTCACCAACATGCCGGTTACTGGATGGCACTTACCCGCCAGGCTTTGATTGCAGGATTCCTGAAAAAGGATATTGAAACTTACGGAGTGGTAAAACTTACTAAGCGTGGGGAAGAGTATCTTAAGAATCCAGTGTCATTTATGATGACCGAGGATCATGTTTTTAATGATATTACTGAAGAGGTCGTTGTACCTCAAAAGTCGGCGAATACAGTTGATGATCAGCTGGTAAAAATGCTAAAGGAGCTTCGGAAGAAAGTTGCCAAAAAGAAAGACCTGCCTCCATTTGTGATCTTTCAGGATCCATCTTTAGAAGATATGGCTCTTAAATACCCGGTAAATATAGAGGAATTGGGAAACATTCACGGAGTAGGAGAAGGAAAGGCAAAAAAATATGGAGCCGATTTTGTAGATCTTATCTCTAGATATGTTGAGGATAATGATATTGTAAGGCCTGATGATTTTGTAGTGAAATCTACCGGAGCCAATAGTGCTTTGAAACTATTTATTATTCAGAGTGTAGACAGAAAATTACCATTATCAGATATTGCTTCTGCCAAAGGCATGCAAATGCCAGAGTTTATCAAAGAAATGGAAGCGATTGTCTACAGCGGAACTAAACTGAATATTGACTATTATCTAGATGATATTCTTGATGAAGATCAACAGGAAGAGATTCATGAATATTTTCTGGAAGCTGAAACCGATAAGATCGATGAAGCAATGGAGGAATTTGATGGTGATTATGATGATGAAGAATTACGATTATACCGAATCAAGTTTATAAGTCAGGTAGCGAACTAA
- a CDS encoding KpsF/GutQ family sugar-phosphate isomerase yields MKLSEQIISSAKETISNEAKAIANLENYIDEEFIKAVEVIYKSEGRVVVTGIGKSAIIANKIVATLNSTGTPSIFMHAADAIHGDLGIVQDNDVVICISKSGDSPEIKVLVPLIKNFHNVLIGLTGNKESFLGKQADYVLNSYVEKEACPNNLAPTTSTTAQMVIGDAIAVCLLNLKGFSSRDFAKYHPGGSLGKKLYLRVSDIVSQNMVPMVSAETDVANVIIEISEKMLGVTAVLENERIIGIITDGDIRRMLKDHGEINGLKARDIMSADPKTIEQDTLAVVAMEILEKNQISQLLAVENGKYTGVVHLHNLIREGIL; encoded by the coding sequence TTGAAACTTAGCGAGCAAATCATTTCTTCAGCGAAAGAAACCATTTCCAACGAAGCCAAAGCAATTGCGAATCTCGAAAATTACATTGACGAAGAATTCATTAAGGCGGTAGAAGTTATCTATAAGTCTGAAGGTCGTGTTGTGGTTACCGGTATTGGTAAAAGTGCCATTATCGCCAATAAGATCGTGGCCACCCTCAACTCCACTGGCACTCCATCCATTTTCATGCATGCGGCAGATGCGATACATGGAGATCTTGGAATCGTTCAAGATAACGATGTGGTGATCTGCATTTCTAAAAGTGGAGATAGCCCTGAAATAAAGGTTTTAGTGCCACTCATCAAGAATTTTCATAATGTACTTATTGGACTCACCGGGAATAAGGAATCATTTCTTGGGAAACAGGCGGACTATGTTCTAAACAGTTATGTTGAGAAGGAAGCCTGTCCTAATAATCTGGCTCCTACTACTAGTACAACTGCACAAATGGTTATTGGTGATGCTATTGCTGTATGTTTACTAAACCTTAAAGGCTTTAGCAGCAGGGATTTCGCAAAATATCATCCGGGAGGCTCTTTAGGTAAGAAATTATATTTAAGAGTTAGCGATATCGTATCTCAAAATATGGTGCCCATGGTATCTGCGGAAACCGATGTAGCTAACGTGATCATTGAGATTTCAGAAAAAATGCTGGGTGTAACCGCAGTTCTGGAAAACGAACGTATCATAGGGATCATCACAGATGGTGATATTCGTAGAATGCTGAAGGATCACGGAGAAATAAATGGACTCAAGGCACGGGATATTATGAGTGCCGATCCAAAAACGATCGAACAGGATACCCTTGCCGTTGTAGCTATGGAAATCCTTGAGAAGAATCAGATCTCACAACTACTGGCTGTTGAGAATGGAAAATATACAGGTGTAGTTCACCTGCACAATTTAATAAGAGAAGGAATTTTATAA